The following coding sequences are from one Triticum aestivum cultivar Chinese Spring chromosome 5A, IWGSC CS RefSeq v2.1, whole genome shotgun sequence window:
- the LOC123105527 gene encoding uncharacterized protein, which translates to MRDFPSCFGESGVQIADAASSSSSAGKGAAQNLVTCLYQTQLAGRPCVVSVTWSKSLMGQGLSVAVDGLSGQSLCKADIKPWLFSKKKGSKSLDVDGGKVDIFWDLSAARFGAGPEPLESFYVALVSDLELALLLGDMKKDAYRKTGANRPALNAAFVARKEHIYGKKIYSAKAQFCDNGQFHDLVIECDTVGLKDPCLEIRIDKKPVMQVKRLAWKFRGNQTILVDGLPVEVFWDVHSWLFGPTTASNAVFMFQTCQAPEKSMPWSYSQIFRESQLQGLGFSLILHAWKIE; encoded by the coding sequence ATGAGGGACTTCCCGTCCTGCTTCGGGGAGAGCGGCGTCCAGATCGCGGACGCCGcgtcctcctccagcagcgccggCAAGGGCGCGGCGCAGAACCTGGTCACCTGCCTCTACCAGACGCAGCTCGCCGGCCGGCCCTGCGTCGTCTCCGTCACCTGGAGCAAGAGCCTCATGGGGCAGGGCCTCAGCGTCGCCGTCGACGGCCTCTCCGGCCAGAGCCTCTGCAAGGCGGACATCAAGCCCTGGCTCTTCTCCAAGAAGAAGGGCTCCAAGAGCCTCGACGTCGACGGCGGCAAGGTCGACATCTTCTGGGACCTCTCCGCCGCCAGGTTCGGCGCCGGGCCGGAGCCGCTGGAGAGCTTCTACGTCGCGCTGGTCTCCGACCTCGAGCTCGCGCTCCTGCTCGGCGACATGAAGAAGGACGCCTACCGCAAGACCGGCGCCAACCGGCCGGCGCTCAACGCCGCCTTCGTCGCCAGGAAGGAGCACATCTACGGCAAGAAGATTTACTCCGCCAAGGCGCAGTTCTGCGACAATGGCCAGTTCCACGACCTGGTGATAGAGTGCGACACCGTCGGCCTCAAGGACCCGTGCCTTGAGATACGCATCGACAAGAAGCCGGTGATGCAGGTGAAGAGGCTGGCATGGAAGTTCAGGGGAAACCAGACGATCCTCGTCGACGGCCTGCCGGTGGAGGTGTTCTGGGACGTCCACAGCTGGCTCTTCGGGCCGACGACGGCGAGCAACGCGGTGTTCATGTTCCAGACATGCCAGGCGCCCGAGAAGTCGATGCCGTGGTCGTACTCGCAGATTTTTAGGGAGTCCCAGCTGCAGGGCCTCGGCTTCTCGCTCATCCTACATGCATGGAAGATTGAGTAG